From Corticium candelabrum chromosome 13, ooCorCand1.1, whole genome shotgun sequence, a single genomic window includes:
- the LOC134188526 gene encoding 52 kDa repressor of the inhibitor of the protein kinase-like → MYGHKRPPKQRAADQRSLAEMFQPAKRVSQECRDAATSTSVNCISDDSQSGVAAGEDDDSVQTVSDGVGNMKSGGGSQDVVATTAEVVSDSDHGSFLEAVATAMEGKALSDEDKVKVIARRKPSEQTILPFRKYVDKRRKSGYSERFVQKKWFDQFDWLGYYGKRKEEGLFCLPCVLFPTVYREGSCRGDNFVVRLHRDWKNLIADAAEHESTQYHRNAAAKLMAFLSTDKHPSERIDLMQSQAATERVSANRCILLSVLRCLELAAREGVALRGHRDDLTYDHSPQGNFMAFVKFAIDSGDIVLKDHLECCSRNATYMSKTTQNDLMKLMADDIIQQIVDNVKSSPFFAVLADEVRDVSGWEQLAVSLRYMKDNKAEEKLIKFIACSFGTGSSICAEIRNALRQLGLDETRCRAQAYDGAGAMSGHLNGCQKNFRDHVPRAQYYHCCSHQLNLALTKSCNVSEVHCMLSDLKAVGLFFKYSPNRQRTLEQSVEQENTKRTSAGEKPIRAQKLKLLCETRWVERHTALKDFRDMYFALVHCLQVISGQIIATPTAASKYDAKSVTEANGLLRSITSDSFIVALHCCTYLFGYTKCLSVLLQGSQLDVLEAYGEINQVLGLLEEIRSNSEREFSSIFASASAVTSRVLDQDHPQVPRLAARQTLRSNHPASTPKSYWRRAVFIPFIDSMISELGSRFTDMSHASVQGLPLLPKHCQSLTPHHQAAILKAYAPDLPDDPTFEAEIRRWKRKWEYAGAATLPTSVTETLGAVNEVAYPNIVCILGLLLIIPVTTATVERANSALKLIKTDLRSTMAQDRLNALVLMFVHKDLSVNHERVIDSFAKAYPRRLLFLDPTATTEEAQSQ, encoded by the coding sequence ATGTACGGTCATAAGCGTCCTCCTAAGCAGAGGGCTGCTGATCAGAGGAGCTTGGCAGAAATGTTTCAGCCAGCGAAGAGAGTATCCCAGGAGTGTAGAGATGCGGCCACTAGTACAAGTGTTAACTGTATCTCGGACGACAGTCAAAGTGGGGTTGCTGCTGGTGAGGACGATGACAGTGTGCAGACAGTAAGTGACGGAGTTGGTAATATGAAGTCTGGAGGTGGTAGTCAGGATGTGGTTGCGACAACTGCAGAGGTTGTTAGTGATAGTGACCATGGATCATTCTTGGAGGCTGTAGCTACAGCCATGGAAGGGAAAGCACTCAGTGATGAGGACAAGGTGAAAGTGATTGCTAGGAGAAAACCAAGCGAGCAGACAATATTGCCTTTTAGGAAGTATGTTGATAAGCGCAGGAAGAGTGGCTACTCAGAGAGATTTGTCCAGAAAAAGTGGTTTGACCAATTTGATTGGCTAGGATACTATGGCAAACGCAAGGAAGAAGGCCTCTTTTGTTTGCCCTGCGTATTATTTCCTACCGTTTATCGAGAGGGATCATGCCGTGGTGATAATTTTGTTGTCCGTCTTCACAGGGATTGGAAGAATCTTATTGCTGATGCTGCTGAGCATGAATCTACCCAGTACCACAGAAATGCTGCTGCCAAGTTGATGGCATTTCTTAGTACTGACAAGCACCCTTCTGAGAGGATAGACCTGATGCAGTCTCAAGCAGCTACAGAAAGGGTATCTGCCAATCGTTGTATACTGTTGTCTGTTCTGAGGTGTTTAGAACTAGCTGCACGTGAAGGTGTAGCGCTGCGCGGTCACCGTGATGACCTTACATATGATCATTCACCTCAAGGTAACTTCATGGCGTTTGTGAAGTTTGCTATCGATTCTGGCGATATTGTCCTGAAGGACCACCTTGAGTGTTGTTCTCGTAATGCCACCTACATGTCGAAAACTACCCAGAATGACCTCATGAAATTGATGGCAGATGACATAATTCAGCAAATAGTGGATAATGTAAAAAGTAGTCCGTTTTTTGCTGTGCTGGCAGATGAAGTAAGAGATGTAAGTGGGTGGGAGCAGTTGGCAGTGTCTCTTAGATACATGAAGGACAACAAGGCAGAAGAGAAGTTGATTAAGTTCATTGCTTGCAGCTTTGGGACAGGTAGTAGCATCTGTGCTGAGATACGGAATGCCTTGAGACAGCTTGGTCTTGATGAAACACGTTGTCGAGCCCAGGCCTATGATGGTGCTGGTGCTATGTCTGGCCACCTTAACGGTTGCCAGAAGAATTTTCGAGACCATGTACCCCGGGCACAGTACTATCACTGCTGCAGTCACCAACTGAACTTGGCGTTGACAAAGTCTTGTAATGTGTCTGAAGTTCACTGCATGCTTTCCGACTTGAAGGCTGTTGGGCTCTTCTTCAAGTACTCCCCAAACCGGCAACGTACATTAGAGCAGAGTGTTGAACAAGAAAACACCAAGCGGACATCTGCCGGTGAAAAGCCAATCAGAGCTCAGAAGCTAAAGCTACTGTGTGAAACTCGCTGGGTAGAACGGCATACTGCCTTAAAAGACTTCAGAGATATGTACTTTGCCTTAGTCCACTGCCTCCAAGTTATTTCAGGCCAGATCATTGCCACTCCAACTGCTGCCTCTAAGTACGATGCGAAGTCTGTCACTGAGGCAAATGGCCTCCTCCGCTCGATAACGTCAGATTCATTCATCGTAGCTCTGCACTGCTGCACATATCTGTTCGGTTACACAAAGTGTCTGAGTGTTCTACTGCAAGGATCGCAATTGGATGTGCTGGAGGCATATGGTGAAATCAACCAAGTTCTAGGTCTGTTAGAAGAGATCAGAAGTAACAGTGAGAGAGAATTCTCTTCAATTTTCGCCTCTGCATCAGCAGTTACATCCCGTGTCTTAGACCAAGACCATCCACAAGTTCCTCGCTTAGCTGCACGACAGACACTACGCAGCAATCATCCTGCATCAACTCCAAAGAGCTACTGGCGGAGAGCTGTCTTCATTCCATTCATTGACAGCATGATCAGTGAACTTGGCAGTAGGTTCACTGACATGAGCCATGCATCAGTGCAAGGACTGCCGCTCCTGCCAAAACACTGCCAGAGCCTCACTCCTCACCACCAGGCAGCTATCCTGAAGGCTTATGCTCCAGATTTGCCTGATGACCCAACTTTCGAGGCCGAGATACGCCGATGGAAGAGGAAGTGGGAGTATGCAGGTGCTGCTACCTTACCAACCAGTGTTACAGAGACGCTGGGTGCTGTGAATGAAGTGGCATATCCCAACATTGTCTGCATTCTTGGCCTGTTGTTGATAATACCCGTCACCACAGCCACAGTTGAAAGAGCGAACTCTGCACTAAAGCTGATCAAAACAGACCTGCGGAGCACGATGGCACAAGACAGGCTAAATGCGCTAGTGCTCATGTTTGTCCACAAGGACTTGTCTGTCAACCATGAGCGTGTGATAGACTCTTTTGCGAAGGCATATCCGAGACGCTTGCTGTTCCTGGATCCAACTGCTACAACAGAAGAAGCACAATCACAGTGA